The DNA window CCTCTAACTCAAGATCGACAGCAAAAATGGATGGTTTTGGCCGTTACTCCCGTAAATGCTGCTTTAGAACCGCTTAAAACTATTCGGCGTGCTTTAGTGGGAATGACTGTCGGCTTAATTATTGGTTCGATACTTTTTACCGTATATGTATCTCGCGAACTAGCTCGCCCTCTAGAGCAGCTTAGAGATTATGCTTTTAAAAAAGAACTATTAGATTCGAGCGATCGCCTGCCCGAAGATTTTCCCATTCGCGAGTTTCAGCAGTTGTCCCTGGCACTCAACGAAATGGTCGATCGACTAAGAGCCTGGGGAGCAGAAATTGTCTCTGCCTGGCAAGAAGCTAAAAACGCCGATCGCCTGAAAAGTGAATTTTTGGCGACTACTTCCCACGAATTGAGAACCCCTCTCAATGGCATCATTAACTGCGTACGAATTGTCAAAGACGAATGTTGCGATAGCAAAGAAGAGGAACGGGAATTTTTACAGCAGGCTGATGCTGCCGCACTACATCTGTTAGAAATTATTAATGATATTCTCGATCTTTCTAAAATTGAAGCGGGCAAACTATCTGTAGAACTCGAACGGGTTAGTTTACGCAAGATAATTAACGAGGTTGTAGAGTTACATAAAGTTCCCATTCAAAAAAAAGCTCTAAGTTTTAGAACTCCTGTTTGGAATCGCGAGCTTTATGTTCTTGCCGATCCTGCCAAACTAAAACAAGTATTAATTAATATTGTTAGTAATGCGGTTAAATTTACCGAATTTGGCAGCATTGAAATTACTGTTAATGTTATTGAATCTGAATTGGTAACAAGCACGCAGCCGAAATCTCTGTTACTAAAAGCGAACAATTATTCATCTCATGACGAAGAAGTTGGTAACTTTTACTCCGCTTCATCTAATGAACGAGAAAGTTCTACTGAAACTTTAGCTACTGATGCCAATACTGAAGAGAGCGATAAAACAGCACTTTTAAAAACTAGAGAACAAATTAGTAATTCTTTAGTGGCGATCGTTATTAAAGATACGGGAATTGGCATCGATATCGGCAAACAAGAGCGTTTATTTCATCCTTTTGTAATGGTAGATGGTTCTACTACTAGAAAGTTCGGCGGTACGGGTTTGGGTTTGGCTATTTCTCGCAATCTTGTCGAACTGATGAACGGCAAAATTTCTTTATACAGTGCTGGTGAATTTCAAGGAACCACAGTTACCATTATTTTGCCTTTAGCAGAAGCCACATCTTATCAATGAGCAATGAGCAATTAGCAATGAACAATAAGAGTTTAACTGCTAAGTGTTCATTGTTCATTGTTCACTGCATTTTCTGTCAAGCGTCGCAATGCCGTTTGAATTTTCTGGGCTAATACTCGAACTTGAGGTTCTTCAAGGATTTCCATATGTTCTCCAGGAATATCTTCAATAGCTAAACCTAGCTCAGCTACTTTTTGCCAATCTAACTTGGTGTCTATATCATCGGCAGCGCGAAACATATTAATTTTTACCGCACACGGGCGGATTGCATAGTCTTTATTTACTCGATGGTGTTCCCGTTGCTGCTGAATATATTGAATTTGTGCATAATTACGACTCGTGCGATCGACAAAATTTTCTCGTAGCCAATCGATTTTATACAACCAATACAGAGTGTTATTTGCGGTTGCTCCGAGCCTCCATTTAATACGATTTTTGACATGGCTCAATCCTTTGGTACGAACTTTTTGCAAATGTGCCAACATTCGCTGTTGTAGAGAAAAATCCTGGAAAGCTGTGTTCGAGCGTGGATAGTAAGTATCTACTAATCCCAAAAACTTGACTTCATGTCCTCTGGCTATAAGTCGTCGAGCAATTTCAAAAGCAATAATACCGCCAAAAGATATTCCCATTAAATGATAAGGTCCCTGGGGCTGAATTTGTTGAATATC is part of the Myxosarcina sp. GI1 genome and encodes:
- a CDS encoding ATP-binding protein, which codes for MSIPVLLVGVWITYDRARAAFSKTASQNLTESAERKGDSIEQSVESLRSNLASISDVAILKSESADYQPFIDRLSQVLPTNILCVQLHDLLLNRVTATTCDETMKVDASLWSRTQSQLLTTTEQIDVKLLLPSKSTIQEVSSVGEQPFQSQLKLWLTAPVYDRQGQLRYALSVKSAVLDRENIEPGSLNGYPVVIDQDGIILAHPLVQKVGRNIQQMPDVQKLNDLLEKATSDSAESRDLERLYYLEQDGVELIVGYSAIASPLTQDRQQKWMVLAVTPVNAALEPLKTIRRALVGMTVGLIIGSILFTVYVSRELARPLEQLRDYAFKKELLDSSDRLPEDFPIREFQQLSLALNEMVDRLRAWGAEIVSAWQEAKNADRLKSEFLATTSHELRTPLNGIINCVRIVKDECCDSKEEEREFLQQADAAALHLLEIINDILDLSKIEAGKLSVELERVSLRKIINEVVELHKVPIQKKALSFRTPVWNRELYVLADPAKLKQVLINIVSNAVKFTEFGSIEITVNVIESELVTSTQPKSLLLKANNYSSHDEEVGNFYSASSNERESSTETLATDANTEESDKTALLKTREQISNSLVAIVIKDTGIGIDIGKQERLFHPFVMVDGSTTRKFGGTGLGLAISRNLVELMNGKISLYSAGEFQGTTVTIILPLAEATSYQ